CGGCTCTTCGGGCCCCCGTCCCGCCTGGGCCACGGCGCCGGTCGGGCCGGTGTGCCCGGTATGGGGGGCTGCCGCCACTGTCTGGCCGGTCTGGCCCGCCGGGGTGGGGCCGGCCCCGCCAGGAGCCGACGACGGGCCCTGGGGCCCAGCGGCGGAGCCGGCGGGGCCCGCCTGGGCGACCGAACCGGTCTGTACCGCGCCGGGCCCGGCCGCGCCGGGCTGGGTGGCTGCCGGGCCTGGCGATGCCGCCTGCCCCGGGGCACCCTGGGCTGGGCTGGGCGGCCCCGAGGGCCCTGAGGCCCCGGACTGGCCGGGCTGCCCCGCGCCCGCGGGCTGGCCACCCGAAGACGGGCCGGCGCCGGACGGGGGCGTCGGTGCGGCGTGGCCGCCTACGGAGCCGGGCCCTGCGCCGGGCCGGGGCGCGGTCGTGCCCGCCCCGTGGTCAGGCGAGAAGCTGGTGGCGTTCCCGCTCGGTGCCCCGGGCTGGCCGGCCGCGGCCATGGGACGGCCGCCCCCGCCTCGGGCCTGGTCGCCGTGATCGCTCGAAGGCGAGCTGGTTACCAGGCGGCGGGAGTCGCCCGCCGGGCGGCCTCCGGGCTGGGCCCCGGCGTCGGCTGCGGGCTCCGCCTTGGGCTCCTCGGGCTGGACGGCCCGGCGCAGGCCCTCGCGGTCAGCCTTGCGGCGGACCCGGTCGGCCTGGGCGTCCTCGATACTCGACGAGTGGCTCTTGACTCCGATGCCGAGCGCGACACAGAGGTCGAGCGTCTCCTTGTTGGAGAGCCCGAGCTCGCGAGCCAACTCGTAGAGCCGGATCCTGGCTGCCAAAGCTGCGGTATTTCCTCCCTGTCACTGTCCCGATGGGGCCTGTGGGCCCTTCCCGAGCGCGGTTCCCGATCCTCATGTCGAACCGGGTTGCCTGTCATCCAGCCGCCGAACGGGACGACCCGAACCCCTCCATCCTCGCACGATCCGCCGCACTCGACTGCAAGGCGGCGATCGCCTCCTGGGAGATGTCGGCCCGCAGGGCCCGGGCAAAGGCCCGGCGGCGGGCCGCAGCGGTCACGCACGCGGGTGAACCGGCGCACAGCCAGGCCCCCCGGCCTGGCAGGTGACGGCCCTCGACGAGCGCCCCGCCTTCCCCGGCGACCACCCTCACCAGCTCGGACGGGCCCGCGACCCGCCGGCACCCGATGCAGGTGCGGCGCGGGGCTATGCCGACTTCTCCCCGTCGCCCGCGCCCTCGGCCTGGGCCACGGCCGGGGCCTGGGCTGGCCCGCCCGTCCCCTCGGCGGCCCCTGGGCGCGCCCCGGACCCGTTGTTGTCCGTCCCCAGCCCCACCGGCCTCCCCGCCGGCCGGGGGCGGTGCCTCCCCGGTTGGGGCGCCGTTCACGTCGGCCCGCCCTGGCCCCGGCTCGGGATCGGGGGCGGTGACGGCCTGGTCGGGCGCACCGGGCGCCTCGCCCTCAGGGGCAGCGGCGGCCCCCGCGGTGGCGCCACCGGCGGGCTCACCGGGCTCGGGGTCGCCCGAGGACCACTGGTCGGCGGTGACCGTCTCGGAGCCGTCGGCCGGCTTCCAGACCATCTCGCCCGAGTCGTCGGTGACCCACTCGCCCTCGGCCCAGTCCTGCTCGGCGTAGCTCGCCTCTTCTTCGGCCAGCTGGCTCTCGCTCTTGATGTCGACCCGCCAGCCCGTGAGGCGGGCCGCCAGCCGGGCGTTCTGGCCCTCCTTGCCGATGGCCAGCGAGAGCTGGTAGTCGGGCACGATCACCTCGGCCGCACCCGTGGACTCGTCGATGCGGACCTCTTTCACCTTGGCCGGCGAGAGGGCCTTCATCACGAACTCGGGCGGGTCTTCGGAGAAGGGCACGATGTCGACCTTCTCGCCCCTCACCTCGTTCATGACCATGCGCACGCGCGCCCCCCGGGCACCCACGCACGCCCCCACCGGGTCGACGTTGGGGTCGTTGGACCACACCGCGATCTTGGTGCGGTGCCCGGGCTCGCGGGCCACCGCCTTGAGCTCGACGACGCCGTCGGAGATCTCGGGGACCTCGAGCTGGAACAGGCGCATGATCAGGCCCGGGTGGGTGCGGCTGACCACGATCTGGGGGCCCTTCGACGTCTTGCGCACCTCGACGATGTAGGCCTTGAGCCGGGTACCGGGGTCGTAGCGCTCGTAGGGCACCTGCTCGGCCTGAGGCAGCAGGGCCTCGACCTTGCCGAGGTCGAGCAGGGTGTAGCGGCTGTCGCCCTGCTGGATGATCCCCGTGACGATGTCGCCCTCGCGCCCGGCGTACTCCTCGTACTTCATCTCCCGCTCGGCCTCGCGGATGCGCTGGAGGATGACCTGCTTGGCCGTCTGGGCGGCGATGCGCCCGAAGTCCGACGGCGTGTCCTCCCACTCGCGGGTGACGTTGCCGTCCTCGTCGAGCTCCTGGGCGTAGACGTGCATCTCGCCGGTGTCGGGGTCGATCGTGACGAACGCCTCCTCGGCGGCCGTCGGCATGCGCTTGTAGGCCGAGACCAGGGCGTTGGCCAGGGCCTCCAGCAGGGCCTCGACCGAGATCCCCTTCTCCCGTTCGATGACCTGGAGCGCCTCCATCAGTTCGAAGTTGGTCGTCATCGTTGGGCGGCCGCCTTTCTCTTGGGCTGGCGCGGCTGGGGCCACACGAAGCGGGTGCGGGCAGAGTCGATGTCGGCGTAGGCGATCGTGCGGCCGGCGATGGTGACCTCGGCGTCACCGGCCGCTTCGAGGACGCCTTCGAAGCGGCGCTCCCCTTCGTGGCCCGGACGTGTCTTGACGCTCACGGTGGCGCCCACCGCGCCCCGGAAGTGCTCGGGGCGGCGCAGCGGGCGCTCGATGCCGGGGCTGGAGACCTCGAGCAGGTAACGCCCGGCGATGGCGTCGGGCTCGGCGTCGAGCACGCCGGACACGACCTCGGTGGCTTCGCTGATGGCGTCGAGGTCGACGCCACCCGGCCGGTCGACGGTGACCCGCAGGACCGTGTTGCCGTCACCGCCGGTGCGGTCCACGTCGTAGAGGGTCAACCCGGCCTGTTCGAGGGCGGGGGCCACGAGAACGCGCACCCGCTCGCTCACGTTGTCGCTGCGCACGGGCCTCCTCTCGTGACGAAATACAAATGCGTGGGCTCTCGCGCCCACGCACTGGTCAGCACCTACTTTCGAACGGTCGAGCGGGAGAGAGTATACCCAGGCCGACCCCCGCAGCGGTGACGCCTATTTCACCGTTCAGAAGTCGGTGACCGAGTGCGGAGGGGGGTCGGTGGCGAACAGGCGGGCGGCCCGCTCCACCGCCCCGGCCGTGTGCTCGACCGCTCGGCCCGCCCGGGCCAGCACGGTCCACGAGGTGGCTCCCAGCCAGGCGGCGGCCAGGTCGGCCGCAGCCACCGACAGGTCAGCCACCGCCGCCGGCGCGGGCCGGCACTCGGCCCCGCTGGGCCCGGCGTCCAACCGCAAGCGCCCCTCCCCGGTCACGTCCAGGACCAGGGCGGCCCCCGGCCCGCCGTAGGCGCGGCTCGCCAGGGCCGCCCCCACGTCGCACAGCCGGGCCCACAACAGGTCGCGCACGGCCGTTACGCCCAGGGCCCGGGGGTCGGCCAGCATGGACCGCAGGGGCTCGTCGGTGGGCAGGCTCCAGGCGTCGAGGCTGACGACGAGGTCGACGCCCAGCAGGTAGCGCCACAGCGCGGCCCGGGCCTCGGAGGTGGTGGCCACCACCTCCTCGACGCTCATCTCGAAGGCGGGCAAGCCCAGGGGCCAGCCCGCCTTGACCCGGTAGAAGGCATACCCGTCGAAGCCCCCGCCACCCTCGTGGGCGGCCACGAACCGGGGCCCAGCCCCGTCCCGCCAGCGCTCGCGGTCGCGTAGCAGCACGTCCCAGTAGGCCGGGCTGCGGCTGACCTCCCCGGGCTGGGACCGCCGGTAGGCGTCGTAGACGGCGGGCACCACAGCCGCGGCATCCTCGGGCCCCAGGAGGGTCATCCGGCCCGACTGGCCCGGGGCCGTGGGGGCGAAGGCCGCCCGCCGGGGGTCGATAGTGGCCGACTGGGCGGTGACCGCCGGGCCGTAGCCGAACCGGGGGTAGATGGCCGCCTCGGAGGCGATCAGGACCGAGGCCACCTCGCCCCGCCCCCGGCAGTCGTCGAGGTGGCGGGCCATGAGGGCCGACAGCAGCCCCCGGCGGCGGTGGGTGGGCAGGACACCGACCTCGGTCAGCCCCGACACGGCCACCGCCGCCCCGCCCGGCATGGTCAGCTCGAAGGCTAGGGCGGCCGCCACCCCCACCGGGGCCGTGCCCTCGAAGGCGACCCACGTGCGGCCCAGGTCGGCCAGGGCGCGGGCGTCCTCCCGCTCCTCGGGGCCGGCGTGGTAGCCCCAGCTGGTTTCCACCGTGGCCACCACGGCATCCAACTCGTCGGCCCCGGGGTTGCGGATCTCGGCGTCCATGGCCTCCCGGTTCTACCAACCAGGCGGCCAGCGCGCGTCCGGGGCCGGCCCGGGGCCGTCGGAGGTGCCGGCCAACGCCTACGTTCTGGCCGTGGCCAGTGGGCACGCAGCCGGGAACCGGGTGGCCGACGGGGTCACCGCCAGGGAGGAGACGGCCGCCGCCATCCGGGGCCTGGGGCTGGTGTGGCGCTCCTCCCCCCTCCTGTCGGCCACGCTGGCCGGGCTCACGCTGGTCCAGGGCGTGGCCCCCGCCCTGGTCGTGGCCCAGACGGGCCGGTTCCTGCGGGCCCTGCCCGAGGCCGTCGAGCTGGGGGCCTCGTCGGCCCCGGGCCAGACCGTGCGCCGCGCCCTGGTGCTCATCGCCCTGGCCGTGTTCGTGACCCAGGTCGTGGGCCCTGTGTCCCAGGCCGTGCTGTTCGGCCTCCAGCGCCGCTTCGAGGCTTACCTGGCCCGCCGCCTGATGGCCGCCACCGTGGCCCTGCCCGGCCTGGCCTGGTTCGAGGACCCGTCGTTCCGCGACCAGCTCCAGGTGGCCGGCTGGATCGGGTTCGGCCCCGTCCACACCCTCCAGGCCATGGTCGGGGTGTTCCAGCAGTTCGCCCTGGTGGCGGCCATGGCCGCGGTGGCGGCCACGTTCGCCCTGTGGGTGCCGGTGGTCGTCCTGGTCGCCTGCCTGCCCGCAGCCGTGGCCAACTGGCGCTTCCAGGCGGTGGTGGGGCTGGCCCGCTGGCGGGGCTCGCCCGACGCCCGCCGGGCCGACTACTACCGCGACCTGGCCGTCGACCGCGAGAGCGGCAAGGAGCTGCGGGTGTTCGGCCTGGGCCGGTGGGCCGTCGGCCGCCAGCGCCGCCACTGGCTGGAGGGGGTGCGGGAGATGTGGGCCTCCCGCCGGCGCACCATGGCCATCCTGGTGGCGCTCAACGTGGCTGCCCTGGCCGCCATGTCCTTCGCCTACGCCACCATGCTCGGGGCGGCCATCGACGGCCGCACCGACGTGGGCACCTTCACGGCCGCGGCCACGGCCACCACCGCTCTGGTGGCGGCCGTCATGGCCACCGCCCAGTCGGTCGGCCAGGCCCGGCGCAACAGCTTCTACCTGCCCTCGGCCGTGCGCATCTTGGACCTGGCCCGCACCGAGCCCCGCCTCGAGGTGCGCCCCGCGGCCCAGCCGGTGGCCGAGCCCCCCGAGCGGGGCATCCGCTTCGAAGGCGTGTCCTTCCGCTACCCGGGGACCGACAGAGTGGTGCTCGACGGGCTCGACCTGTGGGTGCCGGCCGGTTCGTCGCTGGCCCTGGTGGGCGAGAACGGCACGGGCAAGACCACCCTCATCAAGCTCCTGGCCCGCTTCTACGACCCCACCGAGGGGCGCATCACCCTCGACGGCACCGACGTGCGCGACCTCGACCTGGCCGCCCTGCGGGACCGCCTGGCCGTCATCTTCCAGGACTTCGTGCGCTACGAGCTCCCGGTGCGCGACAACATCGGCTTCGGGGCCGCGGGCACGGCGGCCGCCACCGACCCCCACCTGCTGGACGCCGCGGCCCGGGCCGTGGGCGTCGACCGGCTGATCGCCTCGCTGCCCGACGGCTGGGCCACGGTGCTGGCCCGCGACCTGGGGGGCGTGGACCTGTCGGGGGGCGAGTGGCAGCGGGTGGCCCTGGCCCGGGCCGTCATGGCCCGCATCGGGCGGGGGGCCGACCTGCTCGTGCTCGACGAACCCACGGCCAGCCTCGACGTGCGCGTCGAGCACGACCTCTACAACCGCTTCGCGGAGCTCAGCCGGGGGGCCACCACGCTGCTGGTGTCCCACCGGTTCTCCACCGTGCGCATGGCCGAACGCATCGTCCTGCTGGGCGGCGGCCGGGTCGTCGAGGACGGTTCCCACGAGGAGCTGGTGGCCGCCGGCGGCCGCTACGCCACCCTCTACGGGCTGCAGTCCAGCCACTACAACATGACCGGGGCGCTGGAGTGAACGACCGCCCGCCCCCGGCCCGCCGGCCCGTGGGCAAGGTGCTGGGGGTGCTCATCGGCCTGGCCTGGTCGGAGGCCCGGGAGCGGGCGGCCGCCCTGCTCGCAGCGGCCGTCGTCTACGGGTTGCTGACCACGGCCTCGGCCCTGACGCTCAAGCTGGTGGTCGACGCCGTGGCCGACGGCGACGCCGGCCGGGCCTGGCTCACGGGCCTGATCGGGCTGGCCATCATCGTGGTGTCGAGGGTCGTAGCCGACCTGTCGAGCGGCCTGTGGCAGGCCGAGCTGGGCGAGCGGGTCAGCCAGGCCGTGGAGGAGCGGCTCATGGAGGTGGCCGCCGGGGCGGCCGGTCTCGAGCACCTCGAACGGCCCGAGTTCGCCGACAAGGTCAAGCTCGTGCGCGAGCGCAGCTACGTCCCCTACTTCGCCTTCGTCAACCTCAACGGCCTGGCCACGATCGTGTTCGGCCTGGTGGGGGCGGTCGTCCTGCTGGCCACCGTCCACCCCCTGCTGGCCCTCATGCCGGTGGTGGCCGCCCCGGGCGTGGCCCTGCAGTACCGGGCCTACCGCCGCCACTTCACCCGCTACGACCGCACCGCCCCCGACGAGCGGCTGGCCCAGCACTACCTCACGCTGGCCACCGAGCCCCTGGCCGCCAAGGAGGTGCGGCTGTTCAACCTCGGGCCCGAGCTGCTGGCCCGCCACCGGGAGATCACCGAGCGCACGATAAAGCTGCTGTTCCGCGACCAGCTCGTGCGGGCCCGCACCAGCGTGGTGGCCGGCGCCCTCTACGGGGCCGCCCTGTCGGGGGCGGTGGCCTACGCCGGGTGGCTGGCCATGCGGGGCCGGGCCAGCCTGGGCGACGTGGCCCTGACCGTCCAGGTGGCCCGCAGCGCCATCGGCGAGCTGTCGGGCGCCACCCGCCAGGCGGCGTGGTTGGCCGAGCTGTCCTTCACCGGGGAGCGCTACCTGTGGCTGCTCGACTACCGGGCCTCGGTGGTGGCGCCGCCCCCCGAGCGGGCCGTGCCCGCCCCGGCTGTCATCGCCGACGGCATCGTCTTCGACCACGTCGACTTCACCTACCCGGGCACGTCCGAGCCCGTCCTGACCGACGTGTGCCTGCACCTGCCGGCGGGCTCGACGGTGGCCTTGGTGGGTGAGAACGGGGCCGGCAAAACCAGCCTGGTCAAGCTCCTGTGCCGGTTCTACGACCCCACCGGGGGCCGGGTGCTGGTCGACGGCGTCGACCTGCGCGACATCGACCTCGACGGCTGGCGGGCGGCCACCAGCGTGGCCTTCCAGGACTTCGTGCGCTTCCAGTTGGTGGCCCGCGAGGCGGTGGGCGTGGGCGACCTGGTGGCCGTCGACGACCTGGCCCGGGTGAGCTCGTCGTCGGAGCGAGCGGGCGCCGACCGGGTCATCGACCGCCTTCCGGCCGGGTTCGACACCCAGCTCGGGCGCACGTTCGAGGGGGGCGTCGACCTTTCCGAGGGGGAATGGCAGCGGGTCGCCCTGGCCCGGGGGCTGATGCGCCCCGGTCCCGCCCTGCTGGTGCTCGACGAGCCCACCGCCAGCTTGGACCCCCGGGCCGAGCACGAGGTCTTCGAACGCTTCGCGGCCATGTCCTTGGCCACGGACGGGAACGGGGCCGGCGCCCGGCCCGTGACGCTGCTGGTCTCGCACCGGTTCTCGACCGTGCGCATGGCCGACCTGATCGTGGTCGTACACGAGGGACGGGTCACCGAGCAGGGCTCCCACGAGGACCTGCTGGCCGCCGGCGGCCGCTACGCCGAGCTGTTCCGCCTCCAGGCGTCGCGCTACTGAACTGGCCGCCGACGGCTGGTCCCGGCCGGCCGGTCCGGGCCCCGGCGCCCTCGGCTCGTCCCCTCCGCCCACTGGTCGATGGCGGCGACGGCAGCTCGCGACGGCGCTGCGACGTCCGGGGGACGATCCGTCCGCCCGCGCCGGTCAGGTCGAGGCACCCTGCCGACGCCGCTGCACGTCAAGAGGTGGAGGGCGTTGAATGGGGGGCCGCTGCTGGTTAGCTTGGTTGTCTGGCGAGGATCGAGGGAGGCCGGCGATGGCGAGATGGCGAGTAGGCGCCGCAGTGGTCATCCTGCTGGTGACGACGCTCTCCTGGGCAGGGACCGCCGTGGCCGAACCGCTCGAGTGCACCGAAGACCACTTCGGAGAGACGATCCACAGCGATCTGGTAGTGCCCACCGGCGAGGTGTGCAGGATCCAGAACTCAGAGGTGTTCGGCACGATTACGGTTAGCCCCGGCTCCCGGCTGGTCGTGAACCGCTCGACCGTCAACGGGTCGATCCTGGCCACCGACGCCTCGGTCCAGATCCTTCAGGACAACCACGTGACCCACAACGTGGTCACCCGCCGGCCCCAGCCGGTCGACGGGGTGCTCGCGTTCGGCCTGTGCCGCAGCGCGATCGGCGGATCGCTGATCGTCCGCGACACGGTCGGCGTCCAGCAACTCTTCATCGGGACAGACCAGGACTTCTGCCTCGGTAACACCATCGGCGGCACGCTCACGTACGTCAACAACCAGGTGGCCGCCCATCAGCGGATCATGGACAATGTCATCGGTGGGCATCTGTTGTGTCAGGGCAACGCACCCCCGCCCGAGGTCAGCGGCAACACCGTGGGTGGCCACACCATCGGCCAGTGCTGACGAGAGGCCCGGAGTACGGCACACCCCCAGCCCCCTCGGCACAATGGTGCCCTGATGACGGCGCGGTCAGGCCGGCTCGGGTGCAGGTGCTCGGTTACTGAGCCAAAGGGCTCATAGCCTGCCGCCCTGTGCGTCAACTTCGAGGTCCCGCCCACGGTCGGTCGGGTTTGTCGGCGATGTGGCACCGGCAGCCGAGGCGGCGACGGCAGCTGCTGACCAGGCGCCGGAGCAGCAGCCGGGCCCGTCGTTAGCTTGGCCCGTCATCCCGAGACCCCAGCGCCTTGCGGATCAGCTCCACGCGCTGGCCCACGGCGTTGGCGTCTTCGCCTTGGAGGTCGATGAGCTGGCGGCGCGTGAGCTCGGCCTCCTCGGCGGCCCCGGCGTCGGCCGCCGCCAGCCGGGCCTCGGCGCCCTCGGCCACCAGCCGCTCAGCCTCCTCGACCAGGGCGGTGACCATGTCGGCCTCGGGCACGACCCGGACGACCTGGCCCTTCACGAACAGGTGGCCCTTGCCCCGGCCGGCGGCGATACCCAGGTCGGCGCCCCGGGCCTCGCCCGGCCCGTTGACCACGCACCCCATGACGGCCACCTGGATGGGCAGGTTGCGCTCGGCCAGGGCGGCCTGGGCCTCCTGGGCCACCCGGATCACGTCGACCTCGGCCCGCCCGCACGACGGGCAGGCGATCAGGTCGACCGACTTGCGCTCCCGCAGCCCGAGGGCCTCCAGGAGCTGGCGGCCGGCCTTGGCCTCGTCGACCGGGTCGGCGGTCAGCGAGTAGCGGATGGTGTCGCCGATCCCCTCGGCCAGCAGGGTGGCGATGCCGGCCGTGGCCTTGACGATGCCCGCGGGCGGGGGGCCGGCCTCGGTCACCCCCAGGTGCAGCGGGTGGTCGGTGACCTCGGCCAGTTGGCGGTAGGCCTCGATCATCAGGGGGACGTTCGACGCCTTGACCGAGATCTTCACGTCCTCGAACCCGACCTCGGCCAGGTAACCCAGCTCCCGCTGGGCGGACTCGACCAGCGCCTCGGGCGTGGCCTCCCCGTAGCGGTCGTAGAGGTCGGGGTCGAGCGACCCGGCGTTCACCCCGATGCGGATGGGGACCCCGCGGGCCTTGGCCTCCTCGGCCACCAGCTTCACCTGGTCGGCCTTGCGGATGTTGCCCGGGTTGAGGCGCAGGCAGTGCACCCCCGCCTCCAGGGCGGCCAGGGCCAGGCGGTACTGGTAGTGGATGTCGGCCACGATCGGCACCGGGCACCGGGGCAGCATGATGGCCAGCGCGGCGGCCGCCTCGGCGTCGTTGCACGTCACCCTCACGATGTCGGCCCCGGCGGCCGCCAGCGCGTAGATCTGGGCCAGGGTGCCGTCGACGTCGGCCGTCTTGGTCGTGGTCATCGACTGGACGGTGACGGGCGCGCCCCCGCCCACGGGCACGGTCCCGACCATTATCTGGCGGGTGGGGCGCCGCCCGTAACGGGACGGGCCGGGTGCGGGCTGGGGCACTACTGGAACGGGTTCGTTATGGGGTTGACGATGTCGAGCCACAACGAGGTGAGCCCCAGGGTCACCAGCAGCACCACCACCGCGGCCGTCAGCGGCAGCATCTTCTGCACGTCGGCGTAGTGGCGCCTGCCCTTGCGGGAGCGCACCCGCTCGTAGGTGGCGATGGCGATGTGCCCACCGTCGAGGGGCAGCAGGGGCACCATGTTGAAGATGGCCACGAAGATGTTGATCATCACCAAGATGGCCAGGAACTCGAACAGCCCGCTCTTGGCCGCCTGGTCGGCGATGCGCACGACCCCCACCACCGACACGGGCCGGGCATCCTCGTTGGCCGACGACCCCCCGCCGATGAGCTGGTTGCCGTAGTCGCCGAGCGAGCTGGGCGAGAAGAACATGCCCAGGGCCTGGACCGAACCAGTGGTCAGCCGCCCGAGGTCGGCCACCGACTTGCCCGCGGCCGCCACCGGGCCCACTTTCTCGATAGCCACCTGGGAGCCGACGCCCAGAAAGCCCACGTCTTCCCCGGCCGGGTTGGTCGACGCCGGGGTGGCCGTGAGGGTGAGCTGGCGCCCGTCCCGCTCGACCACGAACGTCAGGGGCCGGCCCGGGTTGGCCCGGATCAGCGGGGGCAGTTCCGACCACTGGCCGAGCACCCGCCCGTCCACCGAGACGATGCGGTCGCCCACCTCGAAACCGGCCTCCTGGGCCGGGCTGGGCCCGCTGGCCAGCCGGCTGATCGACCCCACTGCCAGGGTGGGCTGGTCGCCCCGGGGCACGCCCACCACCGTCCACATCAGCATCAGGATCAGGAAGGCGATGACAAAGTGGGTGACGATGCCGGCGATGGCCACCGTCAGGCGGCGGGGGTAGGACTGCTGGCGGTAGGTCCTGGGCTCGTCGGCCGGGTCGATGCCCTTCTCCAGGTTGGACATCCCGATGATCTTCACGTAGCCGCCCGCGGGGATGGCCTTGACGCCGTACTCGGTCTCGCCCCGGCGGAACGACCACAGCCGGGGCCCGAAGCCGAAGAAGAACTCGGTGACCTTCATGCCCGACCGCTTGGCCGTGAAGTAGTGGCCGGCCTCGTGCAGCATGATCGAGCCGATCAGGGCCAGGACGAAGGCCATGGCCGGGAACGCGCCCTTGACGATCGAGAGCACCACGAGGGCGGCCATGCCCACGAACAGGGCCACCGCCCGCAGGGGCGACGACGCGTTCGGGTCGGCCGCGGGGTCAGAGGCCTCGACGGGAGGGCGCTCGCTGGTCTGGCTCATTGGCTGTGGGTTCTCCGTTCTACCGCTTGGCGCGCCTGCAGACGGGCCAGCCGGTCGGCCTCCATGACAACGTCGACCCCGGTCGGGTCTGTTCCATCGTGGCCTGCCAGCGTGTCGTATATGACATCGGCAATGGCGGCCCACGGTATGAGCCCTTCGAGGAAGGCGGCCACCGCCACCTCGTTGGCCGCGTTGAGCCAGGCCGGGGCCGTCCCCCCGGTGCGCCCCGCCTCGTAAGCCAGGTCGAGGCACGGGAAGGCGGCGCGGTCGGGCGGCTCGAAGGTCAGCTCCCGGGCCTTCGACCAGTCGAGGGCGCCGAAGGCCACCGCGCTGCGGTCGGGATAAGCCAGGGCGTAGGCGATGGGCAGGCGCATGTCGGGCTCGGAAAGCTGGGCGATGGTGGCCCCGTCGCTGAGCTCGACCATGGAGTGGACCACCGACTGGGGGTGCACGACCACGTCGATCGAGCCGAAATCGACGTCGAACAGCTCGTGGGCCTCGATGACCTCCAGGCCCTTGTTCATCAGGGTCGAGGAGTCGACGGTGATCTTGGGGCCCATGGCCCACGTGGGGTGGGCCAAGGCCTGCTCGACGGTGACGGACTCCAGGTCGCGGCGGCTGCGGCCCCGGAACGGCCCTCCGCTGGCCGTGAGCACGATGCGCCTGAGGGCGCGCCCGGCGCCCGCCCCGCCCGCGGCCCGCAGGCACTGATGAACGGCACAGTGCTCGGAGTCGACAGGCACGATCTCGGCCCCCGGGGTGACGCGGGCCCGGCGCACGACCGGGCCGGCGGCGATCAGCGACTCCTTGTTGGCCAGGGCCAGCCGGCGGCCCGCCCCCAGGGCGGCCAGGGTCACCTCCAGGCCGGCGAACCCGACCACGCCGTTGACGACCACGTCGGCCCCGGTGGATATCTCGGCCAGGGCGCCCGGGCCGGCCAGCACCTCGGTACCCGGGGGCACGGCCGCCTCCAGGTCGGCCGCTCGCGACGGGTCGGCGATGGCCACCCGTTCGGGCCGTAGCTCCTTGGCCTGCAGGGCCAGTAACTCGACCGACCGGTTCGCGCCCAGGGCCACCACCCGGTAGCGCCCGGGCTCGGCCCGGACCACGTCGACCGCCTGGGTGCCGATCGAGCCGGTGGAGCCCACCAGGCTGACGGTCTTCACGAGCTCAGAAGACGAGGCGGACGAGGTAGTAGGTGGCCGGCATCACGAACAGCATGGCGTCGATGCGGTCGAGCACCCCGCCGTGGCCGGGCAGGACGTTGCCCATGTCCTTCACGTCGAGGTCGCGCTTGATCATCGACTCGCACAGGTCGCCCAGGGGGGCGGCGAAGCAGACCATGATGGCCAGCCAGAAGGCCTTGCCCCCGTCCCACGGGTCGATGGCCCGCACGATCACCAGGCACACCAAGATGGTGGCCAGGCTGGCCCCCACCAGCCCCTCGACGGTCTTGCCCGGGCTGATGGCCGGGGCCAGGGGGGTGCGGCCCATCGACCGGCCCGCGAAGTAGGCGCCCACGTCGTAGGCCACGGTGGCCAAGATGGCGCCCACCAGGATGCGGATGCCGGTGCTGCCCCCCTTGAGGATGAGCGCCGCGAACGACCCCAGGAAGGCCACGTAGACGAACGTCATGATCGTCACGGCCACGTTCATCGACGGCCGGGCCTTGACCACCCCGGCCAGGTACCACAGCAGGGTGAACACCACGAACAGCCCGAGCACCAGCGGGT
This genomic interval from Actinomycetota bacterium contains the following:
- a CDS encoding translation initiation factor IF-2 N-terminal domain-containing protein; the protein is MAARIRLYELARELGLSNKETLDLCVALGIGVKSHSSSIEDAQADRVRRKADREGLRRAVQPEEPKAEPAADAGAQPGGRPAGDSRRLVTSSPSSDHGDQARGGGGRPMAAAGQPGAPSGNATSFSPDHGAGTTAPRPGAGPGSVGGHAAPTPPSGAGPSSGGQPAGAGQPGQSGASGPSGPPSPAQGAPGQAASPGPAATQPGAAGPGAVQTGSVAQAGPAGSAAGPQGPSSAPGGAGPTPAGQTGQTVAAAPHTGHTGPTGAVAQAGRGPEEP
- a CDS encoding GNAT family N-acetyltransferase — translated: MDAEIRNPGADELDAVVATVETSWGYHAGPEEREDARALADLGRTWVAFEGTAPVGVAAALAFELTMPGGAAVAVSGLTEVGVLPTHRRRGLLSALMARHLDDCRGRGEVASVLIASEAAIYPRFGYGPAVTAQSATIDPRRAAFAPTAPGQSGRMTLLGPEDAAAVVPAVYDAYRRSQPGEVSRSPAYWDVLLRDRERWRDGAGPRFVAAHEGGGGFDGYAFYRVKAGWPLGLPAFEMSVEEVVATTSEARAALWRYLLGVDLVVSLDAWSLPTDEPLRSMLADPRALGVTAVRDLLWARLCDVGAALASRAYGGPGAALVLDVTGEGRLRLDAGPSGAECRPAPAAVADLSVAAADLAAAWLGATSWTVLARAGRAVEHTAGAVERAARLFATDPPPHSVTDF
- a CDS encoding ABC transporter ATP-binding protein → MASRFYQPGGQRASGAGPGPSEVPANAYVLAVASGHAAGNRVADGVTAREETAAAIRGLGLVWRSSPLLSATLAGLTLVQGVAPALVVAQTGRFLRALPEAVELGASSAPGQTVRRALVLIALAVFVTQVVGPVSQAVLFGLQRRFEAYLARRLMAATVALPGLAWFEDPSFRDQLQVAGWIGFGPVHTLQAMVGVFQQFALVAAMAAVAATFALWVPVVVLVACLPAAVANWRFQAVVGLARWRGSPDARRADYYRDLAVDRESGKELRVFGLGRWAVGRQRRHWLEGVREMWASRRRTMAILVALNVAALAAMSFAYATMLGAAIDGRTDVGTFTAAATATTALVAAVMATAQSVGQARRNSFYLPSAVRILDLARTEPRLEVRPAAQPVAEPPERGIRFEGVSFRYPGTDRVVLDGLDLWVPAGSSLALVGENGTGKTTLIKLLARFYDPTEGRITLDGTDVRDLDLAALRDRLAVIFQDFVRYELPVRDNIGFGAAGTAAATDPHLLDAAARAVGVDRLIASLPDGWATVLARDLGGVDLSGGEWQRVALARAVMARIGRGADLLVLDEPTASLDVRVEHDLYNRFAELSRGATTLLVSHRFSTVRMAERIVLLGGGRVVEDGSHEELVAAGGRYATLYGLQSSHYNMTGALE
- the rimP gene encoding ribosome maturation factor RimP: MRSDNVSERVRVLVAPALEQAGLTLYDVDRTGGDGNTVLRVTVDRPGGVDLDAISEATEVVSGVLDAEPDAIAGRYLLEVSSPGIERPLRRPEHFRGAVGATVSVKTRPGHEGERRFEGVLEAAGDAEVTIAGRTIAYADIDSARTRFVWPQPRQPKRKAAAQR
- the nusA gene encoding transcription termination factor NusA; protein product: MTTNFELMEALQVIEREKGISVEALLEALANALVSAYKRMPTAAEEAFVTIDPDTGEMHVYAQELDEDGNVTREWEDTPSDFGRIAAQTAKQVILQRIREAEREMKYEEYAGREGDIVTGIIQQGDSRYTLLDLGKVEALLPQAEQVPYERYDPGTRLKAYIVEVRKTSKGPQIVVSRTHPGLIMRLFQLEVPEISDGVVELKAVAREPGHRTKIAVWSNDPNVDPVGACVGARGARVRMVMNEVRGEKVDIVPFSEDPPEFVMKALSPAKVKEVRIDESTGAAEVIVPDYQLSLAIGKEGQNARLAARLTGWRVDIKSESQLAEEEASYAEQDWAEGEWVTDDSGEMVWKPADGSETVTADQWSSGDPEPGEPAGGATAGAAAAPEGEAPGAPDQAVTAPDPEPGPGRADVNGAPTGEAPPPAGGEAGGAGDGQQRVRGAPRGRRGDGRASPGPGRGPGRGRGRRGEVGIAPRRTCIGCRRVAGPSELVRVVAGEGGALVEGRHLPGRGAWLCAGSPACVTAAARRRAFARALRADISQEAIAALQSSAADRARMEGFGSSRSAAG